One region of Candidatus Methylomirabilota bacterium genomic DNA includes:
- a CDS encoding aspartate aminotransferase family protein, with protein sequence MATVNAAELVKNDQSHLIHPLHHASEAAEPMVIVEGRGAIIRDIQGHEYIDGLSGLWNVSVGHGREELARAAFEQMKSLAYFSNYVGNSNVPAVMLATKLVGLAYRNLSAVFFTCGGAEANESAFKTARFYWKAKGKPDKVKVIARQNAYHGVTLQAMSATGMAPYWKMFEPRVPGFLHIQPPYAYRFQGAKPGETVGQAAARELEEAILREGPDTVAAFIAEPVIGGGGVIVPPDDYFPRIREICTRHRVLFISDEVITGFCRTGHWFALTHWGVEPDIMSFAKAVTSGYQPLGGIMVSQEIQDAINSVPLDSRWMHAYTYSGHPTCCAVGIANLEIMERERLWERAAKMGTRLHQGLLGLQKELAAIGDVRGGKGLLAAVELVSDRGTKAGFPADDKVGFRVRREMEKRGLATRTRSLPVTGGTVAEQIFLAPPLVISEAEVDRVLDIVRSAIAAVVPGRA encoded by the coding sequence ATGGCCACCGTGAACGCGGCGGAGCTCGTCAAGAACGATCAATCCCATCTCATCCATCCGCTGCATCATGCCTCCGAGGCCGCCGAGCCGATGGTCATCGTCGAGGGCCGGGGCGCGATCATCCGCGACATCCAGGGCCACGAGTACATCGACGGGCTCTCGGGGCTGTGGAACGTGAGCGTGGGGCACGGGCGCGAGGAGCTGGCTCGGGCCGCCTTCGAGCAGATGAAGAGCCTGGCCTACTTCTCGAACTACGTGGGCAACTCGAACGTGCCGGCCGTCATGCTGGCCACGAAGCTGGTCGGGCTCGCCTACCGGAATCTCTCCGCGGTCTTCTTCACCTGCGGCGGGGCGGAAGCCAACGAGTCCGCGTTCAAGACGGCGCGCTTTTACTGGAAGGCGAAAGGGAAGCCCGACAAGGTCAAGGTCATCGCCCGGCAGAATGCCTATCACGGAGTCACCCTCCAGGCGATGAGCGCGACGGGCATGGCGCCCTACTGGAAGATGTTCGAGCCGCGGGTGCCCGGCTTCTTGCACATCCAGCCGCCCTACGCTTATCGCTTCCAGGGGGCGAAGCCGGGGGAGACGGTGGGGCAGGCGGCGGCCCGCGAGCTCGAGGAGGCGATTCTCCGCGAGGGTCCGGACACCGTGGCCGCCTTCATCGCCGAGCCCGTCATCGGCGGCGGCGGCGTGATCGTGCCCCCCGACGACTACTTTCCGCGGATCCGCGAGATCTGCACGCGGCATCGGGTCCTGTTCATCTCCGACGAGGTGATCACCGGCTTCTGCCGCACCGGGCACTGGTTCGCGCTGACCCACTGGGGGGTCGAGCCCGACATCATGTCCTTTGCCAAGGCGGTGACCTCCGGCTACCAGCCGCTCGGTGGAATCATGGTGTCCCAGGAGATCCAGGATGCCATCAACTCGGTCCCCCTCGACAGCCGCTGGATGCACGCCTACACCTACTCGGGGCATCCCACCTGCTGCGCCGTCGGCATCGCCAACCTCGAGATCATGGAGCGTGAGCGGCTGTGGGAGCGGGCGGCCAAGATGGGCACGCGGCTCCACCAGGGGCTGCTCGGGCTCCAGAAGGAGCTGGCCGCGATCGGCGACGTCCGGGGCGGGAAGGGACTCCTGGCCGCCGTGGAGCTCGTCTCCGACCGCGGAACCAAGGCCGGGTTCCCGGCCGACGACAAGGTCGGGTTCCGCGTGCGCCGTGAGATGGAAAAACGGGGACTCGCGACCCGCACCCGGTCGCTGCCGGTGACCGGCGGGACCGTGGCCGAGCAGATCTTCCTGGCCCCTCCGCTGGTGATCAGCGAGGCAGAGGTCGACCGGGTCCTCGACATCGTGCGGAGCGCCATCGCCGCCGTGGTCCCTGGCCGGGCCTGA